Part of the Nothobranchius furzeri strain GRZ-AD chromosome 2, NfurGRZ-RIMD1, whole genome shotgun sequence genome, GACAGCTTGAtggatggctcatgatccagtaaTTAATAATGGGACGTTCACTATGATCGGACGAGGTTCCTCCGTGATACGTTTCAGAGGTGATTAAActcattcttttttatttttacaaaacatttaattcacttgtagccatcagtatgtgaagagcatttcaagcaatgTGGCAAAAACATTCCAGAGAAACCTGCTCTGCACCTTTAAAAGCTGCTTCTCATCTGGTGACTTAGTCCAGAGGCCAAAGCACCAACATCAGGATTCAGAGGTGATTGTGAACCCGGTGATTTGAGCTCTCAGGTTAACTTTTATCTCAAACATCAAAGAAAACCTCAAGGCTGCTGTTTGTTCACAAGGATCTGGTGATGTGAATCTTAAAGTGTTATGAATACCCCACAGAGAAGCTGCCAACAGCTCTGACTGCTCAAATAAACAAAGCAGTAATAAAACTATAGCTGGATAATAAAAATGAAACTGACATCTATCCTGATCATTTCGGCGCTTCTCGTTTACGTCTTTAGTCTCGGCAGCTGATTATTAACCACAGGAGGCTGAAACGTGTCACGTTACCCTGAAGAGTGTGAATGATCTGACTTCTTTATGTGAACAAACTCCACTGCAGCTCCTTCTAAATCTGGACTGTTCTACATCAGAAGTTGGTGCGGTCGATTCGGTCTTGCTTCATCTGGGActttgccttctccttctgcaggaGAACGTGTTCTGCAAACTCCCACACGGCTCCCGCCCCCCCATGGAGGCGGCAGGTGTACTTGGCAGCGTTGGCGGCGTCTGGTGAAGCGTCTGCAGGAACTGCACTCAAACCCGCCAGATTCAGACAGCTGCTGTCAGCTGTGTCGTTACCTGGGAGGAGACACGGGCATAAACATGGTTCCAGTGTTTCATAGCAATGGCTGCACTGTTCCAGTAAGCCGACACGCCCATGGTACATACAGGTTAATGTTTGCTTCTACTACAGGGACTGGCTGCATGTATTATCATCACTATGATGCTTTTATACCTTCACTATGAAACGGATTTCAGCAGCTGACGAGTTCCTGGTTGGTCAGAGCTGTGACACAACTGAATGTTGAGATCAATGACGCTAAAACCTCCACAGGTACATAAATAAGGAACAGCAGCTTTACCCATGTAAGCTACATCTTTCCAGTCCAGATTCCTCTCCTTCACGACTGGCAACACATCACTTAGTGGGTCCTCTCCCACCTGCATGACCTCACACCCCGTTAGCTTCTTCAGCTTATCTGCTAACAACTGGGCCACAGGGTCCTCACTAGAGGTCAGCAGCAGCACCTAAAGGAAGGAGTCAGAGGGTAACAAGGAGGCTTACACAAAGGTCATCAAGGATGTTCATACAGCTGGACGATCCCACCTCTACATCATCTTTCTGCAGCTTCCTGATTCCTGTGGTGTCTTTGGTGTGGATGGACACCATGTCCTCTCCAGATGCAGTCAGACATATCCTCCCATCTGTTAAACACCCAGAAACCTTGCAGAACATCAGGGACACTCCACGGCCAAAGTAGCCATACCTGTGAGAAAAAAGGAGAACACCGAGTGAAATTAAAACCAGTCCAGTCAAGCATGTCCAACTTTTATCATCACAGCTGGTTTGAACTGAACCTTTTAAAGCCTGAAATATAAACTCAAGCATTCAAAACTGAAGAATGTTTGTTCAAAGTCAACGTACAAACTATATAATACATTATATTCCATTATGAAATTGTAACGGAACTctgctcaagactagtctgcatgagataagtctcaaggtctcatgcattccttctaacctgcttattttcagctcaacagaagaatgaagaatgaactcttttcttttaattaatcaaacaactctattttaataaagctaatccatcaaagtgttagtcaataaataagatgtgaccgatctgtgaaatcaaaatattaattacttcattatgatcctatagaatataataagtaatgtgaccttaaatgttccaacaggactcatttcacgtagcgttaaaagacataacgcattcctttcactgatccaatcagaatctttcagatctgacggaggcgtgggtcTGATGGTGTTCGGTAATTTTTCATTTGACAATAAACctgtcatgggtgattctgcaggttgagtagcctggcaagccagaataaataaatgtattatttagtctggccacgctccattgacggctctcagttgtggggcgggttctaccgttgtctttcaaatgatctccacattccactggacaatgaatgtgacatactcttgtttcactctgttgcatcatcccacccaccaggcatatagagtgccctgattggcccacaaagcggataaagctctgtgatttgttcactaagcagatagagcactatgattggcccaccattatggaccaatcacagctctttatgtgtttgaaacccctctagagagctgtgattggctagccagagtcctggtaggagctgctgaggttccaatggagcatgcctagacattctttgcaaagcaagaatttgatctagttcactaggctacaggttgagtgctttgcagtcttgtttctggttttattgtatttctggtacttcctgttttattttgtgcattcacttcctgtctcattacaggcagcttcacgacatgaggctcctcactaatctgcctcatgtcttgcacctgggtcctggcttctccattcaagcatctttgcaacagtttcctttgccagtttgtcttctcccgttgtgtgatgtgaacctgctctcagaaacacttggtaaaagtgtattcagttagatttggacttttcagttgtgttgtactccaggaatcccttctgctgattaaaactgtgtgagctctgcatttgagtcctctttgtgctttgataaaaccataacatccgaagtataaaactatgccacgtcagctctaacgccagttcaaagcgttccagagaaagtgacggagtggccaatcctgatctaaactcttcaaccgaaagaacaacgacaagctgagGAAAAATTTGTTGCTATTCCAACTgcggcaacggttcctttcagaataaagctgaaccatcaagaaccaggcttgggtctcaccagatgccaacaaactgttgtgtacccggaagtatctcacagactggactgatcggaaccgcggcttttcctaccggatctgttccagagagggtcaatcTAAGGcccagtccacatgtagccggggttttttaaaaacgaatatccgcccctccaaaaacttgcatccacaccacctcgtttgtaaaaaaaactctgtccacacgtacccggataaatttgttgttaaggacatgccagacctgtaggcggcagtacttcccccattcttaacctcgtccttcgtctgtggccttccgcaaggagcagtaattcctcttgcaaaaacaaacaagcagaaagcgcctggacaattgatggatcgggtagtgacagagcgcagctctgagggcttccatgatgtcggctagtgtaaacacaggtcacacacgtgatgtcagcatttttttgttgcggaaagtgacgttgcggaccttaaaactccggttttgtccatccacacgcagacacccaaaacggagaaaacgcagatcttcactttggccggagtttttaaaaagatccgttttcgtgtaaaaaaactccgttttcgtgtggacgacaggcccaaacgtagaaaaatatctacgtttttgcagatccccggctacgtgtggacagggcctaagacctCGACATTCCGGTTCTAAAgaggacttcctgaagggtaggtaAACCGGCAAATGGtatctcatgtgtttatggacctcctaaccaaagcttaatgcgaagacaacaccttcagttcccgtcggAACTAATCGCtttttcggatttgctggttctgattaacatcacacgtcatccattcaccatctcatccattttagttacaccatacatttagttttaaagtcagtctagtttaatttgttagtaataaaattcttaacttttaaacttgactctctcttctgttgtctctgagtgaattggaagcggttatctaatccctgcaataaaaagatccaatcttctggtttaagtaactcacagatccgtaaggtggatttcatatttcctatggaatcccacgccttatggctcattaaataacacgtaatctaattcattaaaaaaatcttaTAACAGTACTGCAGAAATAAAATAGGGCCCTGTCACCTTTAGTTccaccaccagagggcagtagacatgtacaGGACAGAATACGGCAGGTTTCTGATGATGGAACAAATCCAGAGACTCCATCTGGACtctttaaagccatactatgcaactttttcatgttttaaataattttcttgagccagtatgtgctaaaatgaccttttacagcaGGGGTATTCAGTTCCAGTCCTGGAGGGTAGGTATCCAGTTGGTTTTACTGGTTTCTCTGCTCAAacactggttgaatcacctgagcagcagctcatcaggctctgcagaagcctgttatttacctgctggttgaaatcaggtgtgttgaagcagggttaaaactaaaccgtgctggataccagcccttcaAGCCCAGAATGGAATAGCCCTGCTTTACTGGGTGAttcaaatgtcactcagacccccaccgcccactgtggccagaataccggatATGCAACTTCAGACATGCAGCCGCTCTGTTGGAACTTAGAAATGTTTTAGcttacatacctggcactgcagtctgcttccagcagttcaaaggtaactcatgaggtgaatatatatgaacccaggtagcagtttttctttaggaccgagagaagatgcaggaagataataaacagacaggacagaaaaatagtcaaataaaaacaagttagtttttgtacctggtggttgcaacaaacagacaccattgaaggtcatcagaagtgaggaacagaaaatgaaataattattttaatgtttagagcagcaggaactccgagaggctgcaggcgcatcagtgagtttgcggccgctgcgcagggggaggggggagagggctgaagcagggggaggggggagagggctgaagcagggggaggggggagagggctgaagcagaaactaccgttgttaaaagaaatgtttttaactttgaaaatgtgggcgcaattttaattgtcaaaaactccagcgaaccattagttaattttgctcaaatagaaatagaggcctgcctctaatactggccctccttccaataaaggcctggagcttgatgagcttgagtcaaatacaggcccaggcctgtattagaggatttacggtagttattTTGGGGTATAAAGGAGTTTGTTTTCCATGTTTACAAAACACATAGTGTTGGTGTAACAAAAGCTTTATACCAGGAACAgatgtttatatttatgtttatttatttagcagacgcttttgtccaaagcgacttataatttataacctatagggcatgttgtgatctgtgggggaaaccggagaacccggaagaaacccacacatgcctggggagaacacgcaactccacgcagaaaggccgcagccgagtttcgaacctgcaacatttgtgctgcgaggcaacagtgctaaccactgcaccaccatgcagcccagatcATGGTATTATTGCTGAAGGTTGTGACAAATATAAGAATAGCTCTTTCCATGCTGCTGTGACAACAAAGGAACATCCATAGCAACACCAACACTGACAGGGCGAACCCTACCTTCCACCCTTTTCAAAGCATCAGCATATGAGATATTGTTCTGTTCCTTAACAGTTTGGACCTGTTTAGCCTTCATAAAATGCATGCACTCTTTTGATGACGCCATGTGACTTCCCCCACACTTGCAGCATTTCGGAACAGAATCTGCACAATTAGATATATCATGACTACCTCCACATTTCACATTTCACACATTTTCTGACACCTCTACAGGCAGCTGCCATATGACCGAAGCGTTGGCATTTAAAGCACCTCATCGGAGGTCTTATAAAGGCCCTTACCTGGTACGACAAACAACCAATGAACACTCTCGTCTGTAAAACAGTCCCTTTAAATGAAATCAAAACCGGAGAACTGGGATTACCTCCTTCACGAGCTTTAAAGCGTCTTACTTCCACGACTTCTCCTCCATTAATATTGTCCCTGAGTTCTTTCTCTGACAtgtcagcacacacacaccataaattACACCTCTAATCACCTCCCTTTGCTCTGGAACAGAAACTTCCACTTTTTCCCTACATAATTTCCCCAGTTTCTGAGCCTTAACAAACTGATCTGCAGTGGCACAAAACACCAAAAGTTCCCAATTAGGAAGAGTTTGAGCTTTCAGGTTATCCCCAATACACCTCAATGATTCTGCAAGTTTTAATGGATTACAAGCCCTGAATCCTTCTCCAGTTTCCTCTTTAAGTTTAAAAACCACTGTGAATTCCGTGAATGATTTTACCATTTTAATCTCTCTCCCTCCATCTTTCTCAAGAGGAGAGTCAAATCTATCCCGTTTCCCCAACATTAACTTGTCCCTCACGCTACCCCCGACACAGAAGGCATGAGcacagcccccacaatgcgggacagaaattcaggccaacacagaagtgaaataaattgcagttccaccctcatccactggtgtcagaagcgagcaaatcctcattgactcccatgttaaaaataccaatttcacagcagaaatgaacatgtttacagcctggtaccaaaacatgtttttggtttaaatgatctagtttacactctgaggggggtgaatttttttctcactcttctgtttaagtgtattaaaagtctaaaattctgtataattaatgagcaacagacacacgtgaccacagagctagctccgtggaaaggcctcagtagagcctccgtctggcctggaaactgttccgtcattttcagtctctcaacttagctgtagcgtttgtgtattcttttttggatattatttgtgcaattgttggacaaaatgacttgctgtggcattaattgcactaatagagcgtccaaggagtctctacttcatttttttcggtaagtaaaattatatttatgtattttaggtcactgccgagctgagcttagattttaacatgtactgtttaaccatgaaatttaaatgtaatagggtaaaacccagtgcatttaacataatgctgcactttagaaaatgggttgaaatataacatgttggtggagctgggttccggctatcggcttgtggagctctcgggagaccgatgttttccacccggttctcccctccccgcagctcggcacatctgtgattgccgcggctcctgtctgctgcgcgggctgccagcttgtggagctctcggatggaaaccgatgttctcCATCTGGTTCTTCCCTCCCCCCAGCTcgacgcatctctgtctgatcgcggcttctgtctgatctactaaataccttgaaatgCTCGACTACTACTAGGCACACACTGCACCAGAGTTCCAGAGGGTCTGCAGGGAAAGTGAGTCCCCCTGACCAACTTACCTCTTCTTAACATGAAAGTGGCGTGTAGCATGCAAGCTCCCTGCCACCCGGGTGTTTCAGATCGGAAACGGGAGCCAGAGCGTTCTATTGTGAAGTCATGTGCAAAGTCTCAAAATCACAACAGACCTGTGCCTCCATGCGTGATTTCAGAAGTTGACAATAAAGCAAGGACAAAGACATCTGTATGTATCCAAAAAAGTACTAATTTTCTTCCGATACATTCATGGACTGACCCATCTTGACACATTACGGgaatttgtttgttgttttaacatccaggaaaaCAACAATGACTAGAATGTAAGCgttagtcacattgctgttattgaAACTAAGGTGAaatgtccaaatttcaggaaatatGCCTCCAAACCCTGTTGTcttaagctcagctgtgatgtgggtaactttgggtgtttctcaatgcaaaGGCAACTGACTTCGCAAAAatttgtctctgcttcagcacacctgatttacattgccacctcaggaggacatcaagtgctgcagatgcctgttaattactcattcatttaatgggctcgacacacgggaggggacatcgcctctcctccattcattttcaatgagacatgagcgacaaagcgataatcgctggTCTccatcctactaagcgaaacacgaaaaacgtgcgtgtgaaattttgcactcttgCACATGTCTTGCACAGGCGACCAAGCGACGCgaccccagaaagttgaaatattttcaacttgtcATTGCTgtcactcggacgaggaccaatcaacgaaggtttcattcactgaccattgTGCGGACAGGatactccgtacatctccgagcaaacatgaaggagaagttgattattattatgtttatatagtaaaattagaagtaagatttcacataactctagcagcaccttgtgaaacatcatatctaccgctttattaactctgaaccgcttaaataaccttaattccctccaacctgacacagccaaacaaagcaacagaagtttcaatttcgccatggaacagaacgcgtagacggctttgccgcttgccgctgccgcggttcgcctcccatgtgtcaggtaataaatgcgacagcgacaaatttcgttgatcgcggtcgtttgtcgcctcccgtgtgtcgagcccataagactaaaactaaattaaGATTTCTTATCAAAATTAACACTGGTAGCACCTCCATGGTCTGGACACCACACCGACAAACACAGCAAACCTTCTTCTCACTGCTCACATTGATGTGCCACCTGAGCTGCACTTCCTGAGCCACTTGTGTGAGTTGTAGACTCGTCTCATGCTAACGCTAGA contains:
- the LOC129152300 gene encoding N-acylneuraminate cytidylyltransferase, with translation MFCKVSGCLTDGRICLTASGEDMVSIHTKDTTGIRKLQKDDVEVLLLTSSEDPVAQLLADKLKKLTGCEVMQVGEDPLSDVLPVVKERNLDWKDVAYMGNDTADSSCLNLAGLSAVPADASPDAANAAKYTCRLHGGAGAVWEFAEHVLLQKEKAKSQMKQDRIDRTNF